The segment TCCTTCAGATCCTGTTGCTCAGCAAGGCACCGCCCCAAGGGTGGGGCGCTCTGCGCAGGAGCCTGTTCAATGCATCGCGTGCCGATTGGTCATTTGAAGTGCGGGCCCGCGCATATCTGCAGGCCGCGGTCGAACTGCACAAGCATCAGTTGTTCGCGGCGCCTGTCGGCTTCGCGCTTGAAGCTGCCTTGCAAGAAGCCGCCGTTGACTTGGATCCGCGCCTTGACGCCCAACTGGCGCTGATCAAGACCTACCTGGGGTCCGGGGACGAACTGCGGCGGATCAGAACGGAGCCCACCCCGCGCCTGCAGTCGCTCACGATCCGGGAGCAGGTGAGCAAGCACGTCCGGCATGTCTGCATGCAGACGCTGGAAGCCTGGGCTCGGCCGCCGGAGCTTCAGCCCGTGGCGTGGAGTCTGGAGGATCTGGATGACGCACTGCTTTGCCTTCGGCTGCTGTACTGCGAGCTCGGTGGGGGCCTGGGTCGCGATGGGTACCAGGTGAGCTGCCTTGCTGACGACTTTGAAGAACTAGGGTGTCCTCTTTGGAACCTCCTGCTCGCTGAGGCCATGAAGCGCGGAGCACGGAGCGACACCCTCTCGTTAGGGTGGAATGAAGATGCCCAGGCAAAGATTCGGCTGCTGTTGATGGCCCCACGCCAGTCCGACCGAGGTGTGAATCACGCAAGTCCAGCGGTTTCGGTGGAACAGCTTGTCCCCGAGGGGCTGCTGCATGTCGTTTGCAAGTCACCCATCATGCCCAGTTCTGACAAGCAGGATCGAGCGGAGATTGAACGGCATCTGGCTCTTCAAAAGCCGCTGCCGATCACGCCCATGCCTTCGATGGAGGTCATCGACACCATCAGCGAGCGCCTCACCGGGGAGTTTCCGTGGGCTGAGGCGGCGTTGACCCCGATCCTGTCGGACCTGCGGGGCCGGTGCTCGCTGGGCCTTCGAGCGCTCGCGATGCCGCCGACGCTGCTGGTGGGATTACCGGGCTGCGGGAAGTCGCGCCTGGCTCGAAGGATTGCCGAGGAACTGGCTCAACCCATCCTCAACGTCCAGCTCGGAGGCGCTTCTGACATCAAAGTCCTCGCGGGCACGTCCCGAGGATGGGCGACGGGGCGGCCAAGCGACATCGCGACCTTGATGGCGAGCCGGCAGCACGCTTCGGCGACTGTCATTCTGGACGAACTCGACAA is part of the Shinella sp. XGS7 genome and harbors:
- a CDS encoding AAA family ATPase; translation: MTQTSQRSEERDRKNGGALEQTHAIDTGQSSRVTMLLSEIRQYLDASAESELAINVLQILLLSKAPPQGWGALRRSLFNASRADWSFEVRARAYLQAAVELHKHQLFAAPVGFALEAALQEAAVDLDPRLDAQLALIKTYLGSGDELRRIRTEPTPRLQSLTIREQVSKHVRHVCMQTLEAWARPPELQPVAWSLEDLDDALLCLRLLYCELGGGLGRDGYQVSCLADDFEELGCPLWNLLLAEAMKRGARSDTLSLGWNEDAQAKIRLLLMAPRQSDRGVNHASPAVSVEQLVPEGLLHVVCKSPIMPSSDKQDRAEIERHLALQKPLPITPMPSMEVIDTISERLTGEFPWAEAALTPILSDLRGRCSLGLRALAMPPTLLVGLPGCGKSRLARRIAEELAQPILNVQLGGASDIKVLAGTSRGWATGRPSDIATLMASRQHASATVILDELDKTTTSRGEAAISSYLLGLIERETAARYLDVFLKTECDFSHLVWILTANQLSTVPAALKSRLRIVYVPQPGAEDLRVVADLVVADLATQWGVARELLPTVDELSLPWRSLTSMRQVRLIVEQRTLEWAKHLVRH